Proteins encoded in a region of the Anas acuta chromosome 13, bAnaAcu1.1, whole genome shotgun sequence genome:
- the CDX4 gene encoding homeobox protein CDX-4 produces MYVSSLLDKENSMYSGPARGSNNNLPVQNFASAPPYSDYMGYHHVPALDNHGQPAGTWGSHYGPQREDWNAYGPGPSSTVAAAQINGSSPGQVSYSSADYSSLHPAGSGGLPPVDTINAQQISPNSQRHSSYEWMRKTVQTNTTGKTRTKEKYRVVYTDHQRLELEKEFHCNRYITIRRKSELAANLGLSERQVKIWFQNRRAKERKMIKKKISQFDGSGGSVQSDSGSLSPNEIPGSLFPPPHGINGLQSTDIHQVIVSE; encoded by the exons ATGTACGTGAGCTCTCTCTTGGATAAAGAGAACAGCATGTATTCAGGACCTGCAAGGGGTAGCAACAACAACCTGCCAGTGCAAAACTTCGCGTCTGCTCCCCCCTACTCAGACTACATGGGCTATCACCATGTGCCAGCCCTGGACAACCACGGACAGCCTGCGGGAACCTGGGGATCCCACTATGGCCCACAGAGGGAGGACTGGAACGCTTATGGCCCAGGACCTTCCAGCACCGTGGCTGCTGCACAGATCAATGGCTCGTCTCCTGGGCAGGTCTCCTACAGCTCTGCTGATTACAGCTCCCTCCATCCTGCTGGATCCGGGGGGTTACCTCCTGTAGATACAATTAATGCACAGCAAATCTCTCCCAACAGCCAAAGGCACAGCTCTTATGAATGGATGAGGAAAACGGTGCAAACCAACACTACTG gtaaaacaagaacaaaagaaaagtacCGAGTTGTTTACACAGACCACCAGAGACTAGAATTAGAGAAGGAATTTCACTGCAACAGATACATTACAATAAGGAGAAAGTCAGAACTTGCAGCAAACCTGGGACTATCTGAAAGACAG GTGAAAATCTGGTTCCAGAATCGCAgagccaaagaaagaaaaatgatcaaGAAGAAAATCTCTCAGTTTGATGGCAGCGGGGGCTCAGTTCAGAGTGACTCTGGTTCACTCAGCCCAAATGAAATACCTGGCTCCCTGTTCCCACCACCACATGGAATAAATGGATTACAGTCCACTGACATTCATCAGGTCATAGTTTCTGAATGA